In Sardina pilchardus chromosome 10, fSarPil1.1, whole genome shotgun sequence, one genomic interval encodes:
- the si:dkeyp-59c12.1 gene encoding ras-related and estrogen-regulated growth inhibitor-like protein isoform X2, translating into MTGLNALKMDANIVVLGTDTVGKSALTVRFLTRRFIGEYGDIETIYSHTFSLDGRELTLSIWDSPYSQDLSTSSSMCEKRLQWADGFVLVYSICDRASFNMVTRLIQTIKSTKDYLGLEKVPIAIVGNKRDLHHRRTVLSEEGRMLALASDCQFYEVSAAENYHSVLMVFHGLVERVRESRSSVKKTAGIKGIVKSMSAVFARRRTDSL; encoded by the exons ATGACCGGACTAAACGCTTTGAAGATGGATGCAAACATAGTAGTTTTGGGGACGGACACGGTTGGCAAATCTG CACTGACAGTCCGCTTCCTGACGCGGAGATTCATCGGAGAATACGGAGACATTG AAACGATATATAGTCATACGTTCAGCTTGGATGGAAGAGAATTGACTCTCAGCATCTGGGATTCCCCTTATTCTCAG GATCTGTCCACAAGCTCCTCCATGTGTGAGAAGAGACTGCAGTGGGCTGATGGCTTTGTGCTGGTGTACAGCATCTGTGACCGGGCCAGTTTCAACATGGTGACTCggctcatccagaccatcaagaGCACCAAGGACTACCTGGGGCTGGAGAAGGTGCCCATCGCCATCGTGGGCAACAAGCGAGACCTCCACCACCGCCGCACGGTCCTCAGCGAGGAGGGCCGCATGCTGGCCTTGGCCTCGGACTGCCAGTTCTACGAGGTGTCCGCCGCCGAGAACTACCACAGCGTGCTCATGGTGTTCCACGGCCTGGTGGAGCGCGTCAGGGAGTCGCGCTCGTCCGTCAAGAAGACGGCGGGGATCAAGGGCATCGTGAAGAGCATGTCGGCCGTGTTTGCCAGGAGGCGCACCGACTCGCTGTGA
- the si:dkeyp-59c12.1 gene encoding ras-related and estrogen-regulated growth inhibitor-like protein isoform X1 codes for MTGLNALKMDANIVVLGTDTVGKSALTVRFLTRRFIGEYGDIETIYSHTFSLDGRELTLSIWDSPYSQQDLSTSSSMCEKRLQWADGFVLVYSICDRASFNMVTRLIQTIKSTKDYLGLEKVPIAIVGNKRDLHHRRTVLSEEGRMLALASDCQFYEVSAAENYHSVLMVFHGLVERVRESRSSVKKTAGIKGIVKSMSAVFARRRTDSL; via the exons ATGACCGGACTAAACGCTTTGAAGATGGATGCAAACATAGTAGTTTTGGGGACGGACACGGTTGGCAAATCTG CACTGACAGTCCGCTTCCTGACGCGGAGATTCATCGGAGAATACGGAGACATTG AAACGATATATAGTCATACGTTCAGCTTGGATGGAAGAGAATTGACTCTCAGCATCTGGGATTCCCCTTATT CTCAGCAGGATCTGTCCACAAGCTCCTCCATGTGTGAGAAGAGACTGCAGTGGGCTGATGGCTTTGTGCTGGTGTACAGCATCTGTGACCGGGCCAGTTTCAACATGGTGACTCggctcatccagaccatcaagaGCACCAAGGACTACCTGGGGCTGGAGAAGGTGCCCATCGCCATCGTGGGCAACAAGCGAGACCTCCACCACCGCCGCACGGTCCTCAGCGAGGAGGGCCGCATGCTGGCCTTGGCCTCGGACTGCCAGTTCTACGAGGTGTCCGCCGCCGAGAACTACCACAGCGTGCTCATGGTGTTCCACGGCCTGGTGGAGCGCGTCAGGGAGTCGCGCTCGTCCGTCAAGAAGACGGCGGGGATCAAGGGCATCGTGAAGAGCATGTCGGCCGTGTTTGCCAGGAGGCGCACCGACTCGCTGTGA